AAATGAAACCCGAGAGAGGTTTCTGTTTCAGGATTTTCAAATGGCCCAATCAGAACCTTGTACAAATCAACTCCCTTCTCCAGGCCCACATAATCTCTTCCTTCTCTACTAAATATACACCAATGGAAGCTTATTTTGCCAAATatgcaaaataaagcaaaattgcaattatgaaacaaacaaacaaacaaaaaaaaccctgaagtgTTTTAAACCTAATTCTAGCATCAAATTTCAGAATGGTTACCAATAAAGTCCTGCAGTTCCTGCTGTGTCAAAGTCCAGCTCTGAATGGTAGATTATTAATATCTAATGCAATTTCTCCAGCAGAAcagagattattttaaaaaaggagggGGGGAAAGTCTTCTGtctattttgggaaagaaaaggaaaatccaaaataaCAAACATGgagaaaacccacaaaaaaaaaaaaaaaaagaaaaaaaagcccaaaacaataacaaccaaaaaaaatcaccaagcAACGGAAAAGAACACAACCTTTGAAAATTGTTTAAGAATCATATACCGCTTAGAAACAGACCCACGATTCTTATCTTGCTTCCAAGCGAGATTTCAGCCGGGCACTCCCACGTTATCTCTCTCTGCctgaaaaacattttccatTAACACAACGCCCCAGTGACTCACTCCTCCGCCTCCTGAGGCACAacaccggaaaaaaaaaaaaaaaaaaaaaaaaaaaggaaaaaaaaaggaaaaaaaagggaaaaggaaaagcagagttTTCCTCGCCTTAGTTCTCAAGGGAGGATTTCAGGAACAAAGaaagccccctccccagcccctgggcagccTCATTCGGAGGCTCCCGGCGCTGCATTCCTGCCTTCCCTTAGGGCAGTTTTCCACATAAAACATTACTGAAAGAAAACCAAGCTACAGCGTCGTTTATCTACACCTACTCTAACAGAGGAGGGAAGGCCATGTTATTTACAGCgggaacaaaattaaaaataaaaaaaaaaaaaccaaacaaacaaaggcaaaacccccaaaattaccctgttcagaggagggagagaggagctgcCGCCGTCCCCAGCAGCGCGGCCCCGCAGGCACCAATGGCGCGGAAGCTCCTCCCTGCCAATCCCGATCCCTCGCCTGTCACCGGGATtttccagcccctggcaccccgAGAAGGGCGATGCAGAGGCTGGCAGCTCCAAAGAACACAGCTTCCACATCGCCATGGCCGTGCCCCCTTCTCGGGGTGCCAGGGGCTCCCGCAGCCAagcaggcccaggcagctgtAGCAACCAAGGGCCCTAAAATGACAACTAAGGCTACCAAAGCAAAAAAAGTGGTACTTAAGAGCTCAGAGaagcaaaggcagcaggatCCAGGAGAACATAATTTATAAGTAAAGGAAACTTTTGCAGAAAAACGCCAAGAGCACTCCTAAACACCACTCATGCTGCCAGGATGAaggagaaagaattaaaacaccAGTTCAGGGCCAGACTAGTACATCCTGACTCCCTTCCCGGGCATTTGTGACTTTCCTACACGAACTGACACTCGAGCCAGTTCTGCAGCTGTCACCATCACCCATCACAATAATGAACTCTTAATTCAAAATACCTGATGCCACCTTTTGGAAGCCCTCCTAGACTGCGCCCCAGGAAAGCACTTACGGTTTTATTAAAGCCTGAAAGTTTTAAGCTGCAAGtaagagaaaagagaagcacAGAAAGCAGCAAGCAGCAGGAACCCCtatgcaggaggctctggagccgAGGGCAgggccccgctccccgcggTTTGAAAGCCCCGCGCTGGGGCCGCATTggccgccccggcccgccccgccctTCCTGCCCCGGGGAGCGGCGCTGCCCCCCACGGAACCCACCGGCTGGGAGGCAGCGAGCGCAGCCTTGCAGAGCCCACATCTCTTCTCAAACCATACAGCGGTGACCGATTTCATCCGTGGCAACCGCTGccttttattgatttttttcaaaaaggtTAACTGATGCACGCTTACATAAGTAACTTCtaggaaaaaagggaggaagtTACAGAACATCAAAGCAGAGCCCAGAGACACATAACATTATAGACCCCACCCCTTAAGATTTCAAGTTTTCAGATCTATCAATACAGCGTGTATTCCCGGGATCAAGCGTTCCTGCTCTTTCTAGGAAGATGTGGGTGGCTCTGAAAAGAGCCTTTGGGTTGTTAGTCAGATGAGATCTACTTGGCTTTCGCCTTATGGCTGTCGGTCTTCTTGGGCAGCAGCACGGCCTGGATGTTGGGCAGCACGCCGCCCTGCGCGATCGTCACCTTGCCCAGCAGCTTGTTGAGCTCCTCGTCGTTGCGGATGGCGAGCTGCAGGTGGCGGGGGATGATGCGCGTCTTCTTGTTGTCGCGGGCCGCGTTGCCCGCCAGCTCCAGGATCTCGGCCGTCAGGTACTCCAGCACGGCCGCCAGGTACACCGGCGCGCCCGCGCCCACGCGCTCCGCGTAGTTGCCCTTGCGCAGCAGCCGGTGCACGCGGCCCACGGGGAACTGCAGCCCGGCCCGCGACGAGCGCGACTTGGCCTTGGCCCGCGCCTTGCCGCCCTGCTTCCCGCGCCCGGACATGGCTCACGGAGCtggatcaaaaaaaaaagagccggGTACGGGGAAGAGCTGCGCGACAGCGAGAAAAGACGCCGCAAAAATGAGTAAATGCACAGAGAGCTTAAACGCTGCCTTTTTATACCTTCCTGTTGAGGCTCGCTTGGACTTCTGATTGGAGGAGAGAGGGATTGTGAATTTAGCCAATGGGAATGCAGATGAGAAAGTCGACCAATGGAAGATGCAATGTATTTGACATCATTGAGCCGAGCTGTCCAATAACGAAGGGCAGTGTTGAGTCATCTCATTTGCATACCGTCTCTATAAATAAGGGTGGCTCCCGTTTTGTACCTACGTCGTTCCTGCGGTAGCCAGGTGTTGACAGACCCGTAAAATGCCGGAACCAGCCAAATCCGCTCCCGCTCCCAAGAAAGGTTCTAAGAAAGCCGTCACCAAGACTCAAAAGAAAGGTGACAAGAAGcgtagaaagactaggaaagagaGCTACTCCATCTACGTGTACAAGGTGCTGAAGCAGGTGCACCCCGACACGGGCATCTCGTCCAAGGCCATGGGCATCATGAACTCCTTCGTCAACGACATCTTCGAGCGCATCGCGGGCGAGGCCTCGCGCCTGGCGCACTACAACAAGCGCTCCACCATCACCTCGCGGGAGATCCAGACGGCCGTGCGCCTGCTGCTGCCCGGCGAGCTGGCCAAGCACGCCGTGTCCGAGGGCACCAAGGCTGTCACCAAGTACACCAGCTCCAAGTAGGGCGCCTCGGACCGTCACTCTCAACCTAAAGGCTCTTTTCAGAGCCACCCATATATTCAGTAAAAGAGTCGATCACAGTTTTTTGTCGGTGAGTGGTGCTTATACTGAGTTACTGGGTTAGAACACGCTGTCAGAAGATGAGGGAAAAATTTTTATCCTGTTTAGGTATCTAGAAAGATTTGGGTCGTCTTGTCTGTTCTGTTCTGTCAGTTGGTCCCGCAGGTCTAAAAAAAGCATGTTAAGCCCCTAAAGAGTTTTAAAGCCATTAAGCGTTTCTGTCTTAATTTCAGACTATTTATTCGTACTAGTTATTCACAAAGACAGTTTGTTGTCCCCTTTAAATACGAGATGTCATTCTGGAGTGACTTGGCCATAAACCAAAGTGGCTTGTTTACCGGGAAACTAGGGATTAACCTGTAATGATTTAAAGACTATATTTAATGAAACCAATAGCGACAGGCAATGCAGGTGCATTATGGTATAGAGAACAGCATAATTTTATTAGTCCTAGAGATTTCACAAAGAAGTGGTGTACTTTATAACGTCGGACATATTAGTAAAATACAACACCGTGCAGTGGAAACGCGGCAGAACTAAGAAACCCGTAAGTGACAACACAATAGGAAATTAGAAGAAAATATAAGAGActtgagggaaagaaaaaaaaaaagggaggatgAGCGCTATAACGAACCTCAGGTAGCTCGGGATGCGCAGGGAAGGCTGCATTTGGGTAAACGCCTTTTAAAAGCGGCTTAAATCTAGTATGTCCCGGGCAGAGGCTGCCAGAAACCCACCGCAGAGAGAGAGTAAAACCTCCACGTCTGCTGCGGGCTGCAGCTGTGCGAGCGCTCCGGGCCGCCGCCAGTCCCGCTCGGCAGGGCGGAGCTGCGGGACGAGAGAGGAGGGAGCCCCCCAACTGCCCGCACCGCGCGGGATTTTCAAACTCGCCCCTTGTCCAATGGCAGCCCGGCTCTGCGCGCGGGCCAATCACGGCGCGCTGCTGCCCATAAATAGCGGCCCCAGTGGCCGCTGTCGGCTCAGTGTCCTTTCTCTGCGTGGTTCGGGATCCTCGGCGGGCAGCGATGGCGCGTACGAAGCAGACGGCGCGGAAGTCGACGGGCGGCAAGGCGCCCCGCAAGCAGCTGGCCACCAAGGCTGCCCGCAAGAGCGCGCCGGCCACGGGCGGCGTCAAGAAGCCGCACCGCTACCGGCCCGGCACGGTGGCGCTGCGCGAGATCCGGCGCTACCAGAAGTCCACGGAGCTGCTGATCCGCAAGCTGCCCTTCCAGCGCCTGGTGCGCGAGATCGCGCAGGACTTCAAGACCGACCTGCGCTTCCAGAGCTCGGCCGTCATGGCGCTGCAGGAGGCCAGCGAGGCCTACCTGGTGGGGCTCTTCGAGGACACCAACCTGTGCGCCATCCACGCCAAGCGCGTCACCATCATGCCCAAGGACATCCAGCTGGCCCGCCGCATCCGCGGAGAGCGCGCCTGAGCTGTCAGCAGACTGAAGATTCAGACCATCGAAAACCCAAAGGCTCTTTTAAGAGCCACCACAACGTCATTAAGGAGCTGTAAAATCCTAATCATGTGTAAGGAGTGATGTCTTTTGGGTGGTTAATAGTCGAGAGGATCTTGCACGTCAAGTAAGTATGAAATAATGCATAAACTGTATTTTGTAGAAGTCAAATCCTGAATTTTGCAAAATTGTTGTGCAGTAATTCCTTTAAAGTGATTTTCCTAAGCCAAATTTTCGTTTAGGGTTGAATACtgctctaatttttttttttttctcgcGTCATTTTGGTTCGTAGGGAACAACCTTCACTGTTCTCAAAAGGAAAATACCTTCTTAAAAGATAAGTGGGTTATCTGTTGGCATGTCTTGATATCATTTGTTTGAATTCGTAAAGGGAAGTTCTGTAGAAtcctgctcccctggctggaGAAGTTAAATGCGCTCTGAACGTCTCCTGTGTGTTGTAAATGTGCTGCCTTTATGTCCCCCATTTAACCTCACCGTTTTTCAACAGTAATATTGTATCTTATATCTCGCCCCCCCTTACCCTTTTATTGCTTTGATTTTGGGAGGGCCTGTGGGACTCGCTTTGTTTCTGAAAGCGCAAAATCTCCTTTCCCGCCCTCCATGGAAGGACTCCATCGGTGCTTTCCTCAGTGCTCCACCACTCGGTCGTGAGCGACGTCCCGCGGGCATTTCCAGCCCGTTTCAAGAGCTACAATTTATTCCCGagataaaatatttccaaaagcGGTGGGGGGCGGGTGGAATACAAGGTGGAGGCAAGGATGTTTTCAGAGTCCTTATCCCAAGCCCTGTGCCTGCTCCTTGCTGGAGTCTCGTCTAGGACCACACGTGTGACATCTTTAATGCAtggttggggatttttggttGCATCAATCTTCTCTGTCGTTATCCAGGCTCCCAAAAAGGTTTTTTTGGAGTTACCACAGAccgagtgttttccaagaagcaTCTGAGATTGAAAACTTAGCAAGTCTAGCATATTATCTAAATGGAGGCTCTTCCCTATTCGTCGTGTTCAGTGATTTTTGTGAACCCCGAAAACGAATTTATCCCTGACTGTAAATtgagtcacacacacacatccctgcTCTCCTAGTCATTAAATGTGTAGTTGCCtgaaaaatgtacatttctAAAATTATTTCGGACTTTCTGATCCctttatgtatatatacatatatatatatatatatatattttaatgctACAGGTAGATTTAGGTAATCTGGGGAGCCTGCTGTTCCATTGAATTATTGGAAATTATGTCCCTTTGGTTTTTCCATGCTACCAATGAGTACCGGTGGCTTTAGGAAGCTTAAACACAGCCTTCATTTAAGCCAGGAAATAAGGAGCCACTGAGAAATGCTTAGAGGAAATATATCTCCCAGAAAGCCTAAGATTGCAAGGCTCAGCTTAGTCTTAACTGCTGCTAAAACCTTCATTTTAGGAatatttccttctctctgtGAGAAACTTGGACTCTGCAGCAAAATCCGACCAATCAAGAGCCTCGACaccattttctttcctctgtttttctcaCTTTCAgccattttctgtttctgagcCTTGGAGGGTTAAAAGGGAGGGGGGAGAAGGCATCGGGAGCCGGGCTTTGGGAATTCAGGGAATTCTGCTGTGATTTATTCATCCATCCCCCCCGATTTAGTCGTTGACATATGACTTGTGTTTTtccaaacagatttttttattcctgtaGATTACTAGTGGGACTGCAGAAATGAGATGTAGTGAAAGCTAACTCATTTCATTTTCTGATATGGCCAAAGATATGTTTACCTGGGCCTGTTTGCATATGCTTataggaaaaataaacattaaatcAAGTAAAATCTCTTTTTCTAGCGGTTTATTTAGAAGATATTTGATATCTTATAGAAGCTATTGGTCACAGTAGTTACACTTCAGAAAAATGTAGCATCAGAATTaatgggttttttggtttgggtttgtggtttgtttttggctttttggttttttttgcatgtTGAAGAAACAAATTATATTTAAGCAGTGAGACAGGGAGACAGGTTTTATTTGCCTtcatctcttctctcttttcctcttgtcTTTTGAAGACCTCAAACTGTTTTactaaattaaatattatttggATTAATTCAGAGAGAGTTGCATGCTCAAATGGTAGAAAAAAACCACTAATCACTTCATCAGCCGAGACAGAAACATGTGCAGTGCCCTTTATTTTCTCAGGGCTCATAAAAACTCTAAATTATAATGCCTGAGCCTAAAGTAGTTTTGGGGTGCAATGCACAGCAAATGGGTGGCAGGCAGACACAGGTGATGTGGTGCAAGATTCCCTAAGTCCAAGTGGGAATAAACATGGAGGTTCCTGTGGTGCCAGCAAGGTTCAGctgcatttctttgctttttgcagGGGAGCCTGAGATAAAAGAATGCTGCCAAGgcaaagctggatgtgagcaagagctctgtgctgagcacagctgagGATTGGCTTGAGAGCTGCTGTTGGTGATCAAGGTGCTTTTGCAGGTGATTTTTAAATGCTCAGCGAGACACTTGGCTAGGACTGTTCCTGGCCTTTTATCATCCATGGATGAACTGGCTCAAATTAAAATCATGGCCTGGAAGAGTGTTCTTATCAGTCCAATGGATAAAATAGAGCATCACTACTGACATTCTGCTGAAATACTTCATTTCATACAAATACATAAAAGGTCTGATGACAGCATCTTtctagaacaaaaaaaaaagatattgaGTCAGTCCTACTTGACAGCTATTAGCTTCTGAAAAAATCTGAACAGATAAATATCCATATGAAAGCAAGGCTCTCATTTGAATTAACTACGGTAGTGTAAGTATTTTGTAAAGGAGCTTTCTATGCAGGCCAGTGTGCAAAGATAGGTCCTAAACATGTTTCAATCTGCAAGTCCCTCTTGAGGGCTTCTTCACAATCTGAATCACCTGTTGATTCCACCGAAGTCAAGTTTGAACTTGGCCAACCACACCTCTCCTACAGGCCTGGCCAGctctcctctcttctcctctcttctcctctcCGGTCACATTCTACCTTCAGCCTGGGCACCAGCACGTGTCAGATTGTAGATGTGCAAACAGCATGGTCATAACACTATGGACatttataaaaattttataTTCAATATTAGAAAGTACTTTGTCAGCTACTCCTGTGATGGCATTAATTACGCTGGCCACAATAGCAGGGTCTGACCCTGGAATCCTGCTGATTAATGCACTTGTCCAAGTGAAGGTTTCCAATTTGTATTTCATTGGTTCTCAGGTTTCAGCTTGAGTTGGGTGGCTCTGAACAGCGACCACTACACCAAAATTTAACCTTCAATCCCACACACAGGCCACCAGCACTCAATTCCCAAGTCCATCACTTGTTTCTGGTCAGTTGTCTGTTTTGTTTTAGGGGTTgtggggtggttttttgttttgttttggattgGGATTTTaggtggttttttgttgttgttgtttttattttttgaggggttttttgtgggttttttttttgttttgtttttgggtttttgggggttttttttgtttggttttttttttttttatctgacaTTGGCTCAATTCTTGGAGTTGTTTCCTTGGTCTTCCTGTACCTTTTTGATTCTGCTTTGGTTACTTTAGCACCATTAGCTTTTAACAAAACCTTTTATTTTGGTCAGCTCTTGTGGCCTAATGCTACAACCACTCCAGCCCCTAATGCTAAACTACTTAATACTCCATGAGAGTATGCAGAATGCAGTTAATGAAAGTTTCCTGTAACACAAGATGGAAAGCTCTGTTCTCAGTGAAGTTGTTATGGCAATACCAGGGTTtagtaataaaaagaaaacaaactaaaGGAACATTAATGTATCCAACCAATGTAAACTAAGTTTGAATTAAACATGTTTGTACATAAGACAGGGTAAGCCCATCTGGCTGGGGGCTTCAGCCTAAGTCTGTGATGAGTGATAGGGATCAGAGAAACaaatcctgcagctccaggggcactggggtggcaaAG
This region of Zonotrichia albicollis isolate bZonAlb1 chromosome 4, bZonAlb1.hap1, whole genome shotgun sequence genomic DNA includes:
- the LOC113460293 gene encoding histone H2A-IV — encoded protein: MSGRGKQGGKARAKAKSRSSRAGLQFPVGRVHRLLRKGNYAERVGAGAPVYLAAVLEYLTAEILELAGNAARDNKKTRIIPRHLQLAIRNDEELNKLLGKVTIAQGGVLPNIQAVLLPKKTDSHKAKAK
- the LOC102070690 gene encoding histone H2B 8, which encodes MPEPAKSAPAPKKGSKKAVTKTQKKGDKKRRKTRKESYSIYVYKVLKQVHPDTGISSKAMGIMNSFVNDIFERIAGEASRLAHYNKRSTITSREIQTAVRLLLPGELAKHAVSEGTKAVTKYTSSK
- the LOC141728824 gene encoding histone H3; amino-acid sequence: MARTKQTARKSTGGKAPRKQLATKAARKSAPATGGVKKPHRYRPGTVALREIRRYQKSTELLIRKLPFQRLVREIAQDFKTDLRFQSSAVMALQEASEAYLVGLFEDTNLCAIHAKRVTIMPKDIQLARRIRGERA